One window of the Actinomyces procaprae genome contains the following:
- the nuoF gene encoding NADH-quinone oxidoreductase subunit NuoF, which yields MWDKERSWTLDAYRDAGGYQGLARAKTMSSAELIELVKASNLRGRGGAGFPTGLKWSFLPAPDGLPRYLVVNADESEPGTCKDMPTLMANPHALVEGVAITSRAIGADRAFVYVRGEVAHAYRRLLHAIHDATDAGLLSDGFGLDGDQPLKIVAHAGAGAYICGEETALLDSLEGRRGHPRLRPPFPAVQGLYARPTVINNVETIASVPGVLARGAAWYSAMGTERSKGHGLFSVTGHVASPGQFEAPFGITMRELIELAGGIRKGHELKFWVPGGSSTPIFGPEELDIPLDYESVVGAGSLLGTRALQVFDDTVSVVRVVSRWTEFYQHESCGKCTPCREGTYWMRQIMTRLEAGRGERGDVEKLEDIASNISGRSFCALGDAAATPVLSGIKRFRSEFEAGYTTPAAELFPHAASSIVNSPAESGR from the coding sequence ATGTGGGACAAGGAGCGCTCCTGGACGCTTGACGCCTACCGGGACGCCGGCGGCTACCAGGGCCTGGCCCGGGCCAAGACCATGAGCTCCGCCGAGCTGATCGAGCTGGTCAAGGCCTCCAACCTCCGCGGCCGCGGCGGCGCGGGCTTCCCCACCGGACTCAAGTGGTCATTCCTGCCCGCCCCGGACGGCCTGCCCCGCTACCTGGTGGTGAACGCCGACGAGTCCGAGCCCGGCACCTGCAAGGACATGCCCACCCTGATGGCGAACCCCCACGCCCTGGTGGAGGGCGTGGCCATCACCTCCCGGGCCATCGGCGCCGACCGCGCCTTCGTGTACGTGCGCGGCGAGGTCGCCCACGCCTACCGGCGGCTGCTGCACGCCATCCACGACGCCACCGACGCCGGCCTGCTCTCCGACGGCTTCGGCCTGGACGGCGACCAGCCGCTCAAGATCGTCGCCCACGCCGGCGCCGGCGCCTACATCTGCGGTGAGGAGACGGCGCTGCTGGACTCCCTGGAGGGGCGTCGCGGCCACCCGCGCCTGCGCCCCCCGTTCCCGGCGGTGCAGGGCCTGTACGCGCGCCCCACCGTCATCAATAACGTGGAGACCATCGCCTCCGTGCCCGGAGTGCTGGCCCGCGGCGCCGCCTGGTACTCGGCCATGGGCACCGAGCGCTCCAAGGGACACGGCCTGTTCTCCGTGACCGGGCACGTGGCCAGCCCCGGGCAGTTCGAGGCGCCCTTCGGCATCACCATGCGCGAGCTCATTGAGCTGGCCGGGGGCATCCGCAAGGGCCACGAGTTGAAGTTCTGGGTGCCGGGCGGCTCCTCCACCCCGATCTTCGGGCCCGAGGAACTGGACATCCCGCTCGACTACGAGTCCGTGGTCGGTGCCGGCTCCCTGCTGGGCACGCGCGCCCTGCAGGTATTCGACGACACCGTCTCGGTGGTGCGCGTGGTGTCCCGGTGGACCGAGTTCTACCAGCACGAGTCCTGCGGCAAGTGCACGCCCTGCCGCGAGGGCACCTACTGGATGCGGCAGATCATGACCCGTCTGGAGGCCGGCCGGGGTGAGCGCGGCGACGTCGAGAAGCTGGAGGACATCGCCTCCAACATCTCCGGCCGCTCCTTCTGCGCCCTCGGCGACGCCGCCGCCACCCCGGTGCTGTCCGGCATCAAGCGCTTCCGCAGCGAGTTCGAGGCCGGCTACACCACTCCCGCGGCAGAGCTGTTCCCGCACGCGGCCTCCTCCATTGTCAACAGCCCGGCTGAGAGCGGACGGTGA
- the nuoE gene encoding NADH-quinone oxidoreductase subunit NuoE — protein MSTIENTPAPTAESAGVALGYSPEVAAQLDADIAEIMGRYPEGHQRSAIIPMLHLLQSVDGYVSPAGIALVAQKLELTRSEVSAVATFYSQFRRHPAGEYHVGVCTNALCAVMGGDEVWQAVSEHTGLGSDETSADGRISLERVECNAACDYAPVVMVNWEFFDNQTPASAVDLVERLERGEDVTPTRGPETVPTFRENERLLAGFEDGRADEGIAAGESSLRGLRLARVHDWKAPTQEEDK, from the coding sequence ATGAGCACCATTGAGAACACCCCCGCCCCGACGGCCGAGTCCGCCGGCGTCGCACTCGGCTACAGCCCCGAGGTGGCCGCGCAGCTCGACGCCGACATCGCCGAGATCATGGGCCGCTACCCGGAGGGGCACCAGCGCAGCGCCATCATCCCCATGCTGCACCTGCTGCAGAGCGTGGACGGCTACGTCTCCCCGGCCGGCATCGCCCTGGTGGCGCAGAAGCTGGAGCTGACCCGCTCAGAGGTCTCCGCCGTCGCGACCTTCTACAGCCAGTTCCGCCGGCACCCCGCCGGCGAGTACCACGTGGGGGTGTGCACCAACGCCCTGTGCGCCGTGATGGGTGGGGACGAGGTCTGGCAGGCGGTCAGCGAGCACACCGGGCTGGGCAGTGACGAGACCAGCGCTGACGGGCGTATCAGCCTTGAGCGCGTGGAGTGCAACGCCGCCTGCGACTACGCCCCGGTGGTGATGGTCAACTGGGAGTTCTTCGACAACCAGACCCCCGCCTCCGCCGTCGACCTGGTAGAGCGCCTGGAGCGCGGCGAGGACGTGACCCCCACCCGCGGCCCGGAGACCGTGCCCACCTTCCGGGAGAACGAGCGGCTGCTGGCCGGCTTCGAGGACGGACGCGCCGATGAGGGCATCGCCGCCGGCGAGTCCAGCCTGCGCGGCCTGCGGCTCGCACGCGTGCACGACTGGAAGGCACCCACCCAGGAGGAGGACAAGTGA
- a CDS encoding NADH-quinone oxidoreductase subunit D: MSTMHATGPATDDIAAGAPQYTANGGDWDEIAAQIAARDEEDRLQRDRVVVNMGPVHPSTHGVLRLVLETDGETVTELRAGTGFLHTGIEKNMEYRTWVQGETFVTRMDYVAPFFQEVGYALAVEKLLGITDDVPEKATVARVLLMELNRIASHVVAVGSAGNEMGGTTLMTISFRCRENILRAFEMASGLRMNHAYVRPGGLAQDLPEGFTDFVRSVMPNIKNDLGELESLLMANPILKSRFVGVGEMTLAAAMAMGLTGPCIRAAGYPLDMRKLRPYCGYETYDFEVPVYDRSDCYNRLRVRFDECYQSLKIVSQALDRLDEIAARGDDPSNTTMVADPTIAWPARMAIATDGQGQSLEHVKEIMGSSMESLIHHFKLVTQGFRVPAGQVYQTVEHAKGVLGIQAVSDGGTRPYRVHFRDPSYSNLQSLAMMSEGGMIADVVPSLASIDPVLGGVDR; the protein is encoded by the coding sequence ATGAGCACAATGCACGCCACCGGACCCGCCACCGACGACATCGCCGCCGGCGCCCCCCAGTACACCGCCAACGGCGGGGACTGGGATGAGATCGCCGCCCAGATCGCCGCGCGCGACGAGGAGGACCGCCTCCAGCGCGACCGCGTGGTGGTCAACATGGGCCCGGTCCACCCCTCCACCCACGGTGTGCTGCGCCTGGTGCTGGAGACGGACGGGGAGACCGTCACCGAGCTGCGGGCCGGCACCGGCTTCCTGCACACCGGCATCGAGAAGAACATGGAGTACCGCACCTGGGTGCAGGGGGAGACCTTTGTGACCCGCATGGATTACGTGGCCCCGTTCTTCCAGGAGGTCGGCTACGCCCTGGCGGTGGAGAAGCTGCTGGGCATCACCGACGACGTCCCCGAGAAGGCCACCGTCGCCCGGGTGCTGCTCATGGAGCTCAACCGCATCGCCAGCCACGTGGTGGCCGTCGGATCGGCCGGCAACGAGATGGGCGGCACCACGCTCATGACCATCTCCTTCCGCTGCCGTGAGAACATCCTGCGCGCCTTCGAAATGGCCTCCGGGCTGCGCATGAACCACGCCTACGTGCGTCCCGGCGGCCTGGCCCAGGACCTGCCGGAGGGCTTCACCGACTTCGTCCGCTCGGTCATGCCGAACATCAAGAACGACCTGGGTGAGCTGGAGTCCCTGCTCATGGCCAACCCGATCCTGAAGTCCAGGTTCGTGGGCGTCGGGGAGATGACCCTGGCCGCGGCCATGGCGATGGGGCTGACCGGTCCGTGCATCAGGGCCGCCGGCTACCCGCTGGACATGCGCAAGCTGCGCCCCTACTGCGGGTATGAGACCTACGACTTCGAGGTCCCCGTGTACGACCGCTCCGACTGCTACAACCGGCTGCGGGTCCGCTTCGACGAGTGCTACCAGTCACTCAAGATCGTCTCCCAGGCGCTGGATCGGCTCGATGAGATCGCCGCCCGCGGCGACGACCCGTCCAACACCACCATGGTGGCCGACCCGACGATCGCCTGGCCCGCGCGCATGGCCATCGCCACCGACGGGCAGGGGCAGTCCCTGGAGCACGTCAAGGAGATCATGGGCTCGTCGATGGAGTCCCTGATCCACCACTTCAAGCTGGTCACCCAGGGATTCCGGGTGCCGGCCGGGCAGGTGTACCAGACGGTTGAGCACGCCAAGGGCGTCCTCGGCATCCAGGCCGTCTCCGACGGCGGCACCCGCCCCTACCGGGTCCACTTCCGTGACCCCTCCTACTCCAACCTGCAGTCGCTGGCCATGATGAGCGAGGGCGGCATGATCGCCGACGTCGTCCCCTCCCTGGCCTCGATCGACCCCGTCCTGGGAGGCGTGGACCGCTGA
- a CDS encoding NADH-quinone oxidoreductase subunit C: MTASADNAEKNTAPEADAVAAPAAAAVPEVAGHPVPEALRLEVIGVHSGQFGAPDAGDTSGYGGTTGVVTLAPAATRPYGEWFDDVVDALIEDLTEADVDPAAAIEKVVVDRGELTLFITREHLLDVARPLRDDQDLRFELCLGVTGVHYPADAGRELHACYELISLTHGARALRLEVTCPESDPHVPSLVAVYPGNDWHEREAWDLMGIVFDGHPNLTRSAMPDDWVGHPQRKDYPLGGIPVEYKGASTATADTRRSYR; encoded by the coding sequence ATGACCGCCAGTGCCGACAACGCCGAGAAGAACACCGCACCCGAGGCGGACGCCGTCGCCGCGCCCGCAGCCGCGGCGGTCCCGGAGGTGGCCGGCCACCCGGTGCCCGAGGCGCTGCGCCTGGAGGTCATCGGCGTCCACTCCGGCCAGTTCGGCGCCCCGGACGCCGGCGACACCAGCGGTTACGGCGGCACCACCGGCGTGGTCACCCTCGCCCCGGCGGCCACCCGCCCCTACGGGGAGTGGTTCGACGACGTCGTCGACGCCCTGATCGAGGACCTCACCGAGGCGGACGTGGACCCTGCCGCCGCCATTGAGAAGGTAGTGGTGGACCGCGGCGAGCTCACCCTTTTCATCACCCGCGAGCACCTGCTGGACGTGGCGCGCCCGCTGCGTGATGACCAGGACCTGCGCTTCGAGCTGTGCCTGGGCGTCACGGGCGTGCACTACCCGGCCGACGCCGGACGCGAGCTGCACGCCTGCTACGAGCTGATCTCACTGACCCACGGCGCCCGCGCCCTGCGCCTGGAGGTCACCTGCCCGGAATCCGACCCGCACGTGCCCTCGCTGGTGGCGGTATACCCCGGCAACGACTGGCATGAGCGCGAGGCCTGGGACCTGATGGGCATCGTCTTCGACGGCCACCCCAACCTGACGCGCTCGGCCATGCCCGACGACTGGGTCGGTCACCCGCAGCGCAAGGACTACCCGCTCGGCGGCATCCCCGTCGAGTACAAGGGCGCCTCAACCGCCACCGCCGACACCCGGAGGTCGTACCGCTGA
- a CDS encoding NADH-quinone oxidoreductase subunit B, with product MNMREYNEKMLHIPSKRDDLQAQALESVEGPGFMLTTVEKLADLAQARSLWPVTMGLACCAIEMMATGTPRFDMARFGWEVFRASPRHADVMIVSGRVSHKMAPVVRNVYDSMPEPKWVISMGACASSGGVFNNYAVVQGADHIVPVDIYLPGCPPRPEMLLNAMLELTRQIERKPIFAHREEIARAVEAAALKAVPTAEMKGLLA from the coding sequence ATGAACATGCGCGAGTACAACGAGAAGATGCTCCACATCCCCTCCAAGCGGGATGACCTGCAGGCGCAGGCGCTGGAGAGCGTCGAGGGCCCCGGCTTCATGCTCACCACCGTGGAGAAGCTGGCCGACCTGGCCCAGGCGCGGTCGCTGTGGCCGGTGACCATGGGCCTGGCCTGCTGCGCCATCGAGATGATGGCCACCGGAACGCCCCGCTTCGACATGGCCCGCTTCGGCTGGGAGGTCTTCCGCGCCTCGCCGCGCCACGCCGACGTCATGATCGTCTCCGGCCGCGTCTCCCACAAGATGGCCCCGGTGGTGCGCAACGTCTACGACTCCATGCCCGAGCCCAAGTGGGTCATCTCCATGGGGGCGTGCGCCTCCTCCGGCGGCGTGTTCAACAACTACGCCGTGGTTCAGGGCGCCGACCACATCGTCCCGGTGGACATCTACCTGCCCGGCTGCCCGCCGCGACCGGAGATGCTGCTGAACGCCATGCTCGAGCTGACCCGCCAGATCGAGCGCAAGCCGATCTTCGCCCACCGCGAGGAGATCGCCCGCGCCGTTGAGGCCGCCGCCCTCAAGGCCGTCCCCACCGCCGAGATGAAGGGGCTGCTCGCATGA
- the ndhC gene encoding NADH-quinone oxidoreductase subunit A, translating into MNPYVSLLIMAAVAMVVAVGGLVLSAIVSPNRRNRVKVANYECGIDPTPTNVDQGRFPVSFYLVGMTFIIFDVEVVFLYPWATAFAQLGFFGLSAALVFIALITVPYLLEWRRGGLDWE; encoded by the coding sequence ATGAATCCGTACGTCTCCCTGCTCATCATGGCGGCAGTCGCCATGGTCGTCGCCGTCGGCGGCCTGGTGCTGTCCGCGATCGTGAGCCCGAACCGGCGCAACCGGGTCAAGGTCGCCAACTACGAGTGCGGCATCGATCCCACCCCCACCAATGTCGACCAGGGCCGGTTCCCCGTGTCCTTCTACCTGGTCGGCATGACCTTCATCATCTTCGACGTCGAGGTCGTCTTCCTCTACCCGTGGGCCACCGCCTTCGCGCAGCTGGGCTTCTTCGGTCTGAGCGCCGCCCTCGTCTTCATCGCCCTGATCACGGTGCCCTACCTCCTGGAGTGGCGCCGCGGCGGCCTGGACTGGGAGTGA
- a CDS encoding geranylgeranyl reductase family protein: MAAAAGSLSADVVVVGAGPAGSSAAYHLARLGLDVLLLERQELGRDKVCGDGLTPAAVRELVRMGVDTSTWQRNQGLRVIGGGHQLHIPWPEQASLPSYGLARRRAELDRDLAAHAVGAGARLLTGVTATAPVTNTAGRVTGVKIAPTPRSPEPGIEAPATVRAPLVMDAGGVSARLATAVGRKKNERKPLGVAVRAYFRSPRADDAWMESRLELWDGPAGRSDLLPGYGWIWSVGDGLVNVGLGSVASTPAAASARGIDYRSVFNRWLEHVPAAWGFTPENRVGRIASAALPMAFNRKPHYADGLMLLGDAGGMVSPFNGEGIAQALMAGRLAAEAAAQAAARTTAAGRELALSQYPAALEAQMGGYYTLGRIFVALIEHPEVMRVCTRYGLPRKHLMRLVAKLLSDGWERRGGDGIDHFIQLLTRMVPAA; encoded by the coding sequence ATGGCAGCAGCCGCTGGCAGCCTGAGCGCCGACGTCGTGGTCGTGGGAGCCGGCCCCGCGGGCTCGTCCGCCGCCTACCACCTGGCCCGGCTGGGCCTGGACGTACTGCTGCTCGAGCGGCAGGAGCTCGGGCGGGACAAGGTCTGCGGCGATGGGCTCACCCCCGCCGCCGTGCGCGAACTGGTGCGCATGGGGGTGGACACCTCCACTTGGCAGCGCAACCAGGGGCTGCGCGTAATCGGCGGCGGGCACCAGCTGCACATCCCGTGGCCCGAGCAGGCCAGCCTGCCCTCCTACGGCCTGGCCCGGCGCCGCGCCGAGCTGGACCGGGACCTGGCCGCCCACGCCGTCGGCGCCGGTGCCCGGCTGCTCACCGGCGTGACCGCCACGGCTCCGGTTACCAACACCGCCGGCCGCGTCACCGGCGTGAAGATCGCCCCCACCCCCCGCAGCCCCGAGCCGGGCATTGAGGCCCCGGCCACCGTCCGTGCGCCCCTGGTAATGGACGCCGGCGGCGTCTCCGCCCGCCTGGCCACCGCCGTCGGCCGCAAGAAGAACGAGCGCAAGCCGCTGGGCGTGGCCGTGCGCGCCTACTTCCGCTCCCCGCGCGCCGACGACGCCTGGATGGAGTCCCGCCTGGAGCTCTGGGACGGCCCGGCCGGACGCTCCGACCTGCTGCCCGGGTACGGCTGGATCTGGAGCGTGGGCGACGGCCTGGTCAATGTCGGCCTGGGCTCAGTGGCCTCCACGCCGGCGGCTGCCTCCGCCCGCGGCATCGACTACCGCTCCGTTTTCAACCGCTGGCTGGAGCACGTGCCCGCCGCCTGGGGCTTCACCCCGGAGAACCGGGTGGGCCGCATCGCCTCCGCGGCCCTGCCCATGGCCTTCAACCGCAAGCCGCACTACGCCGACGGGCTCATGCTGCTGGGTGACGCCGGCGGCATGGTGTCCCCCTTCAACGGGGAGGGCATCGCCCAGGCGCTCATGGCGGGGCGCCTGGCCGCCGAGGCGGCCGCGCAGGCGGCGGCCCGCACCACGGCCGCCGGGCGGGAGCTCGCCCTGTCCCAGTACCCCGCCGCCCTGGAGGCGCAGATGGGCGGCTACTACACGCTCGGGCGCATCTTCGTCGCCCTGATCGAGCATCCCGAGGTGATGCGCGTGTGCACCCGCTACGGGCTGCCGCGCAAGCACCTCATGCGACTCGTCGCCAAGCTCCTTTCCGATGGCTGGGAGCGTCGTGGCGGCGACGGAATCGACCACTTCATCCAACTTCTGACAAGGATGGTGCCGGCAGCATGA
- a CDS encoding demethylmenaquinone methyltransferase, translated as MSRASLAKDPREVAGMFDAVARRYDLTNDVMSLWQVRMWRAVTRAAVAARPGMRVLDLAAGTGTSSVDYAADGADVAACDLSAGMVAEGRRRHPEIEFVVGDATALPFPDADFDVVTVSYGLRNVQDTAAALAEMARVTRPGGRLVIAEFSTPVQTAFRRLYRFYLGTALPAAGRLVSSNADAYGYLGESILAWPDQEALAALIQDAGWRGVGYKNLSGGIVAIHRATRPGIPADRSAADAAPTAPEA; from the coding sequence ATGAGCCGAGCCTCCCTAGCCAAGGACCCCCGCGAGGTAGCGGGCATGTTCGACGCCGTCGCGCGCCGCTATGACCTGACTAATGACGTCATGAGCCTGTGGCAGGTGCGCATGTGGCGCGCGGTCACGCGCGCGGCCGTCGCGGCGCGCCCCGGCATGCGGGTGCTGGACCTGGCCGCCGGCACCGGCACCTCCAGCGTCGACTACGCGGCCGACGGCGCGGATGTGGCGGCCTGCGACCTGTCCGCCGGCATGGTGGCCGAGGGACGCCGCCGCCACCCCGAGATCGAGTTCGTGGTCGGCGACGCCACCGCCCTGCCCTTCCCCGACGCCGACTTCGACGTGGTCACCGTCTCCTACGGGCTGCGCAATGTGCAGGACACGGCGGCGGCGCTGGCGGAGATGGCGCGGGTGACTCGGCCCGGTGGGCGGCTGGTGATCGCCGAGTTCTCCACCCCCGTGCAGACGGCGTTCCGGCGCCTGTACCGCTTCTACCTGGGCACTGCCCTGCCGGCGGCCGGGCGCCTGGTGTCCTCCAACGCGGACGCCTACGGCTACCTGGGCGAGTCGATCCTGGCCTGGCCCGACCAGGAGGCCCTGGCCGCACTGATCCAGGACGCCGGCTGGCGGGGCGTGGGCTACAAGAACCTGTCCGGCGGGATCGTGGCCATCCACCGCGCCACCAGGCCGGGGATCCCCGCGGACCGCAGCGCCGCCGACGCCGCGCCGACGGCCCCGGAGGCCTGA
- a CDS encoding isochorismate synthase: MAGSPPERATVDARVLSATQATASPPRLSFRTTALPAGVITPEGGDGGTGLLDLLAGREDVVSWVRHGRGLVGWGQALRLEAQGPDRIEALRSAWRATVYASWWRDALVRPGTGPVALGTIAFSPTSAAVSVLVVPRVLVGLDDSGAWLTTAVADGEAHPEVAEVLARVRPSASAQTGAPSPDAPAVSVGALPEADYLAAVAQVRRRIAAGEARKVVLARDLLVRPAAPLVTGELLRRLGAEYPSCWTFAVDSMVGATPELLVRLEGRRLASRVLAGTARRHAGDAFGREREAARLAQWLAASAKNRAEHELARDSAITALEPLCSAVEAEPPRVLTLPNVLHLATDITGVVAGDTGALSLVGALHPTAAVCGTPTAAAARIIAEVEGMDRGRYAGPVGWVDWHGEGEWCIALRSAALPPGGAGPTAPARVFGGGGIMPESEPADELAETKAKMRPMLTALGAVG; encoded by the coding sequence GTGGCCGGGTCGCCTCCCGAACGGGCCACCGTCGACGCGCGAGTGCTCTCCGCGACGCAGGCCACCGCCTCACCGCCGCGACTGTCCTTCCGCACCACCGCCCTGCCCGCCGGCGTCATCACCCCGGAGGGTGGCGACGGCGGCACGGGGCTGCTCGACCTCCTGGCGGGGCGGGAGGACGTCGTCAGCTGGGTGCGGCACGGGCGTGGCCTAGTCGGCTGGGGGCAGGCGCTGCGGCTGGAGGCGCAGGGGCCGGACCGGATTGAGGCGCTGCGGAGCGCCTGGCGGGCCACCGTGTACGCCTCCTGGTGGCGCGACGCCCTGGTGCGGCCCGGCACCGGCCCGGTGGCCCTGGGCACCATCGCCTTCTCCCCGACCTCAGCCGCCGTCTCCGTGCTGGTGGTGCCGCGCGTGCTCGTGGGCCTGGATGACTCCGGGGCGTGGCTGACCACCGCCGTCGCCGATGGCGAGGCACACCCGGAGGTGGCGGAGGTGCTGGCCCGGGTGCGCCCGTCGGCGTCCGCCCAGACGGGTGCCCCCTCCCCCGACGCCCCCGCGGTCTCGGTCGGCGCACTGCCCGAGGCCGACTACCTGGCCGCCGTCGCGCAGGTGCGTCGGCGCATAGCCGCCGGCGAGGCGCGCAAGGTGGTGCTGGCGCGGGATCTGCTGGTGAGGCCGGCCGCACCCCTGGTGACCGGCGAGCTGCTGCGCCGCCTGGGCGCGGAGTATCCGTCGTGCTGGACCTTCGCCGTCGATTCCATGGTGGGAGCCACCCCGGAGCTGCTGGTGCGCCTGGAGGGCAGGCGCCTGGCCAGCCGAGTCCTGGCGGGGACGGCGCGACGCCATGCGGGTGATGCGTTCGGCCGCGAGCGCGAGGCGGCCCGGCTGGCGCAGTGGCTGGCGGCGTCGGCGAAGAACCGGGCCGAGCACGAACTGGCGCGGGACTCGGCGATTACCGCCCTGGAGCCCCTGTGCTCCGCGGTGGAGGCGGAGCCCCCGCGGGTGCTGACGCTGCCGAACGTGCTGCACCTGGCCACCGACATCACCGGCGTGGTCGCCGGGGACACGGGGGCGCTGTCCCTGGTGGGCGCGCTGCACCCCACCGCCGCCGTATGCGGCACCCCCACCGCCGCAGCCGCCCGCATCATCGCCGAGGTCGAGGGCATGGACCGGGGCCGGTACGCCGGCCCGGTCGGCTGGGTGGACTGGCACGGCGAGGGCGAGTGGTGCATCGCGCTGCGCAGTGCCGCGCTGCCGCCCGGCGGGGCGGGACCAACAGCGCCGGCACGGGTGTTCGGCGGCGGCGGGATCATGCCCGAATCGGAGCCCGCCGACGAACTGGCTGAAACCAAGGCGAAGATGCGCCCCATGCTCACCGCCCTGGGCGCCGTCGGCTAG
- a CDS encoding MFS transporter — MPPTRPCRLSPRREASPVYLLLLAIIYLAFISLGLPDSLVGAGWPVMHEDLGVPVSYAGGITFIIAVGTIVSSLASERLTRRLGAGVVTAVSVAATAVALLGFSTATQYWMLCLWAIPYGLGAGAVDAALNNYVALHYTARHMNWLHSFWGVGASISPFVMSLALSADGNWPAAYRAIGLLQIGLTVVLVASGPLWRRVAAIRPGEAAQEAVSADPAAAAEDRAVESADAGAHAHVSLLEALRIPGVTSVLLAFFAYCAFEQTAMLWGATFFVSDRGFGASSAASFGALFVLGLTAGRFLCGFFADRVGDRALIRGGFLLGAVGSLIIALPLGPVSFAGFALAGVGAAPVYPAIIHSTPANFGRRNSQAIIGIQMAAAYTGTTVMPPLFGVISSRVGLWLLPFYLLALAALGLAMTERLNGIKRA; from the coding sequence ATGCCGCCTACTCGTCCGTGCCGCCTGTCCCCACGCAGAGAGGCCTCTCCCGTGTACCTGCTGCTGCTCGCCATCATCTATCTGGCCTTCATCAGCCTCGGCCTTCCGGACTCACTCGTGGGCGCCGGCTGGCCGGTCATGCACGAGGACCTGGGGGTGCCGGTCTCCTACGCAGGTGGAATCACCTTCATCATCGCCGTCGGCACAATCGTCTCCTCGCTGGCCTCCGAGCGCCTCACTCGGCGCCTGGGCGCCGGTGTGGTCACGGCCGTGAGCGTCGCGGCGACGGCGGTGGCGCTGCTGGGATTCTCCACCGCCACGCAGTACTGGATGCTGTGCCTGTGGGCCATCCCCTACGGCCTGGGAGCGGGCGCCGTCGATGCGGCGCTGAACAACTACGTAGCTCTCCACTACACGGCGCGGCACATGAACTGGCTGCACAGCTTCTGGGGGGTGGGTGCGTCCATCAGCCCCTTCGTCATGAGCCTGGCCCTGTCCGCGGACGGCAACTGGCCGGCCGCCTACCGCGCGATCGGCCTACTGCAAATCGGGCTGACCGTCGTGCTGGTGGCCAGTGGGCCGCTGTGGCGACGCGTCGCGGCGATCCGGCCCGGAGAGGCTGCCCAGGAGGCGGTGAGTGCGGACCCCGCCGCGGCGGCTGAGGATCGGGCGGTGGAGTCGGCCGATGCCGGTGCGCACGCGCACGTGTCGCTGCTGGAAGCGCTGCGCATCCCGGGGGTCACCTCCGTGCTGCTGGCGTTCTTCGCATACTGCGCCTTCGAGCAGACGGCAATGCTGTGGGGCGCCACGTTCTTCGTGTCCGACCGCGGCTTCGGCGCCTCCTCGGCCGCATCCTTCGGCGCCTTGTTCGTGCTGGGCCTGACTGCGGGCCGGTTCCTGTGCGGCTTCTTCGCCGATCGCGTCGGTGACCGGGCGCTTATACGCGGCGGCTTCCTGCTGGGGGCCGTCGGTTCCCTGATCATCGCGCTGCCGCTGGGGCCGGTGTCCTTCGCCGGCTTCGCCCTGGCCGGGGTCGGGGCGGCACCGGTGTATCCGGCGATCATCCACTCCACGCCCGCCAACTTCGGGCGCCGCAACTCCCAGGCGATCATCGGCATCCAGATGGCTGCCGCCTATACGGGTACTACCGTCATGCCGCCGCTGTTCGGGGTCATCTCCAGCCGGGTCGGACTCTGGCTACTGCCCTTCTACCTGCTCGCCCTGGCCGCGCTGGGGCTGGCCATGACCGAGCGGCTCAACGGCATCAAACGCGCCTGA
- a CDS encoding DUF664 domain-containing protein, translated as MNEHTDSPAANAYLDLLKASLDRSRERFDRALDGVTSKQANTQPTPQLAPRIDSLTWLAWHTAREIDMQVSALAGSEMLWTAAGFKDRFNLPLPDDTEDWRHTPEQAALVRVDDLTVLTDYLDAAYTLAREYLASLSAQALNDVVDRAWTPPVTRGVRLASIIDDAAQHSGQAVYTRRLLGLPG; from the coding sequence ATGAACGAGCACACCGACTCCCCCGCCGCCAACGCCTACCTCGACCTTCTGAAGGCATCGCTGGACCGCTCCCGGGAGCGCTTCGACCGCGCCCTGGACGGCGTGACCTCTAAGCAGGCGAACACCCAGCCCACCCCGCAACTCGCCCCGCGCATCGACTCCCTCACCTGGCTGGCCTGGCACACCGCCCGCGAGATCGACATGCAGGTCTCCGCCCTGGCTGGCAGCGAGATGCTGTGGACCGCCGCCGGCTTCAAGGACCGCTTCAACCTGCCCCTGCCGGACGACACCGAGGACTGGCGCCACACCCCCGAGCAGGCGGCGCTCGTACGCGTGGACGACCTCACGGTCCTGACCGACTACCTGGACGCCGCCTACACCCTCGCCCGCGAGTACCTGGCCTCGCTGTCGGCGCAGGCGCTGAACGACGTCGTCGACCGCGCCTGGACGCCGCCGGTCACCCGCGGGGTGCGGCTCGCCTCGATTATCGACGACGCCGCCCAGCACTCCGGGCAGGCGGTCTACACCCGCAGGCTCCTGGGCCTGCCCGGCTGA